The proteins below come from a single Mus musculus strain C57BL/6J chromosome 5, GRCm38.p6 C57BL/6J genomic window:
- the Gm17434 gene encoding uncharacterized protein Gm17434, translated as MDDSIMKFVEDDLLSISGLPMGSREYYILWSMEKSFQNIFQHLENARATLLEPDLPESHGTSSSSISDTVAHVSVPHCRYCKNWKCSTDYSISSESSNNSSILSYLPIFPERTTWQIQGNIVPDSLVKELPESRNRSTPLPTFHLTDTEKSDLFQNFADLPPLQAHGSFISSNLQSLDPLVRRELQEHMSQKVSTLQKQVVPLPVKKSWKTLNHLMDVQGVPEQEIPHTQLPTPIPQSTKPSTNRSSGVLSIHLHVNIGDNSEVNRTEDRMSQPLTSNKQLESENDHQIIRYNPLVISMDTPSSRHVEVNAIQEETTLQKKDPKHVLELNTEQRVIGLPEERMKSHEAQGTHAKLTPKPPCSATDRIKVTPMALLQVMDSMGIIPDSHSEVTDPERKTKDKTDLSQPSYQAQKVSIPSKSSNPVIESINVVNPEHQTREPKITNPSEMSLYEFTASTKLTLPEFDNTQGTIVESYSEMGSQGLNLEARVQIEESESLVEKNH; from the exons ATGGACGACTCCATAATGAAATTTGTGGAAGATGATCTCCTTAG TATTTCAGGACTTCCTATGGGCTCCAGAGAGTACTATATATTATGGTCAATGGAGAAGAGCTTTCAAAATATCTTCCAACATCTGGAAAATGCAAG agcAACACTTTTGGAACCGGATTTACCAGAATCCCATGGTacatcttcttcctccatctctgacACTGTGGCTCATGTGAGTGTCCCACATTGCCGTTACTGTAAAAATTGGAAATGTTCTACTGACTACAGCATATCCTCTGAATCCTCCAACAACAGCTCGATCCTGTCTTATCTTCCAATCTTTCCTGAAAGAACAACTTGGCAAATCCAGGGCAATATTGTCCCCGACTCCCTGGTAAAGGAATTGCCCGAGTCCAGGAACCGAAGCACACCACTGCCTACCTTTCATCTGACCGACACTGAGAAGTCAGATCTTTTCCAGAATTTTGCTGACCTTCCTCCCTTACAAGCTCATGGCTCTTTTATTAGCTCTAATTTACAATCCCTAGATCCGTTAGTCAGAAGAGAGCTGCAAGAACATATGTCTCAGAAGGTTTCTACTCTGCAGAAACAAGTGGTACCTCTGCCTGTGAAGAAGTCATGGAAAACACTCAATCATCTGATGGATGTACAAGGAGTTCCTGAACAAGAGATCCCCCACACTCAGTTACCTACACCCATCCCTCAGAGCACCAAGCCAAGTACCAACAGATCTTCAGGTGTTCTATCGATTCATCTACATGTGAACATCGGGGACAATTCTGAAGTAAATAGGACAGAAGACAGAATGTCACAGCCACTTACCTCCAACAAGCAGCTAGAATCTGAGAATGACCACCAAATCATTAGATACAATCCTTTAGTTATATCAATGGACACACCATCTTCCAGACATGTAGAAGTTAATGCAATTCAGGAAGAAACCACTTTACAAAAAAAGGATCCAAAGCACGTGTTAGAGCTGAATACAGAACAGAGGGTCATAGGTCTTCCagaagaaaggatgaagtcaCATGAGGCACAAGGAACTCATGCAAAGCTGACACCCAAGCCACCATGTTCAGCCACAGACAGAATAAAGGTCACTCCGATGGCATTGCTTCAGGTAATGGATTCAATGGGAATAATCCCAGATTCACATTCAGAGGTAACCGACCCTGAGAGGAAAACAAAAGATAAGACTGACTTATCACAGCCATCATACCAAGCTCAAAAAGTGAGTATACCTTCCAAGTCATCAAATCCAGTAATTGAATCCATAAATGTAGTAAATCCTGAGCATCAAACAAGGGAACCAAAGATTACTAACCCATCAGAAATGAGTCTGTATGAATTCACAGCAAGCACCAAATTGACATTGCCTGAATTTGATAATACCCAGGGGACCATTGTAGAATCATATTCAGAAATGGGATCTCAGGGGTTGAATCTAGAAGCAAGAGTGCAAATTGAGGAATCAGAGTCATTGGTAGAAaaaaaccactga